The following coding sequences lie in one Rhodoflexus caldus genomic window:
- a CDS encoding acyltransferase family protein, which produces MNQTYIPALDGTRALAVLLVMLFHFHQYPFGSFGLDCGWVGVQLFFVLSGFLITRILLHEKQKPLGSYLKRFYWRRTLRIFPVYFAYLFAMAALFLLIGEPDTFDRYALSLFTYTYNYSRLFADWQHSPMMTHLWSLCVEEQFYLLWPFIVYFSSEKWLKRIIVSLWLLCPAIRWLLAMYLRNHLPDEAAGEAVYWFTFSHFDAFGTGAAVYLFQWPQHPKAAERFWVLLGGLLAAGLANYYFSEVPMHPTAIGFPTGGLSNGQHVWSYTLLNFTFAALLALLMRLPQKNTFFTQPVMLRVGQVSYGVYLYHWAVLGVIAKLLPPEPMDLWFSIALFAVYFTLVYGVAWLSFRFFESPLLRFKGH; this is translated from the coding sequence ATGAATCAAACCTACATTCCTGCATTAGACGGCACCCGTGCGCTGGCAGTATTGTTAGTGATGTTGTTTCACTTTCACCAATATCCTTTCGGCAGTTTTGGGCTGGATTGCGGTTGGGTAGGCGTACAACTGTTTTTTGTACTCTCGGGCTTTCTGATTACCCGCATCCTGTTGCATGAAAAGCAAAAGCCGCTCGGCAGCTACCTGAAACGATTTTATTGGCGGCGAACCCTGCGCATTTTTCCCGTGTACTTTGCCTACCTGTTTGCAATGGCGGCGCTGTTTCTGCTCATTGGCGAGCCCGATACTTTTGACCGCTATGCGCTGTCGCTGTTTACCTATACCTACAACTACTCCCGCTTGTTTGCCGACTGGCAGCACAGCCCGATGATGACTCACCTTTGGTCGCTTTGCGTAGAAGAGCAATTCTACCTCCTCTGGCCATTTATTGTCTATTTTTCGTCTGAAAAGTGGCTCAAACGCATTATAGTGAGCTTGTGGCTGCTTTGTCCGGCGATTCGCTGGTTGCTGGCCATGTATCTGCGCAACCATTTGCCCGATGAGGCAGCGGGCGAAGCGGTTTACTGGTTCACTTTCAGCCATTTTGATGCTTTTGGTACGGGAGCGGCCGTTTACCTTTTTCAATGGCCGCAACATCCGAAGGCAGCAGAGCGGTTTTGGGTATTGTTGGGGGGGCTGCTTGCCGCAGGTTTAGCCAATTACTACTTTTCCGAAGTACCTATGCACCCTACGGCTATCGGCTTCCCGACAGGAGGACTGTCTAACGGGCAGCACGTATGGTCTTATACACTCCTGAACTTCACTTTTGCCGCCTTGCTTGCCTTGCTGATGCGTTTGCCGCAAAAAAATACCTTCTTCACACAGCCCGTCATGCTGCGGGTTGGGCAGGTTTCCTATGGGGTATATCTGTATCATTGGGCAGTTTTGGGCGTAATAGCCAAATTGTTGCCTCCCGAGCCCATGGATTTATGGTTCAGTATTGCCCTGTTTGCGGTCTATTTTACATTGGTGTACGGCGTAGCATGGCTCAGCTTCCGATTTTTTGAGTCGCCATTGCTTCGCTTCAAGGGGCACTAA